One window of Dermacentor albipictus isolate Rhodes 1998 colony chromosome 9, USDA_Dalb.pri_finalv2, whole genome shotgun sequence genomic DNA carries:
- the LOC139046660 gene encoding pancreatic triacylglycerol lipase-like gives MGNIRKTLVFVLSAFVFGVCISTSSNTYDSEEERVQVKKCYKELGCFESEGFFHALYRPVNFFPDKRALINTMFAFFSRKNPIKEHLLMWSSPISDYLKLPFNASNPTKVITHGWLDAVYFGQWMTKMKNALLLAGDYNVITVDWRGGNGLPYAQATANTRLVGAEIAVMIEKLQKVFKANVSTFHIMGHSLGAHVAGYAGERIPGLGRITGLDPADPYFQHMPAFVRLDPTDASFVDILHTDGGTVLDLVKGEGLGMYEPTGHLDFYPNGGSKMPGCSFGTSISSTFSKGLMQAMRSAVVCNHERAVTYYLETVSDRSCKWMAFVCPSYHMYKRGQCSDCGHDGSRCARMGFYADQWKPRSNTSVRMYLQTMSVYPYCAFQYSLIIELYKDDQTVSATGYFTLTLHGESRSADIQINKKPLTLYPRAQHPFLVTTDKNVGKIIRASFSYESNRYLFFRTNLQLWRVRVLSMNDRVLRDEKKNKTLAFCYHDKAGIPPGEGAHLIPC, from the exons ATGGGAAATATTCGAAAAACTCTAGTTTTTGTGCTGAGCGCGTTCGTTTTTGGTGTGTGCATCTCAACTTCAAGCAATACATACGACAGCGAAGAAGAAC GTGTGCAAGTGAAGAAGTGCTACAAGGAGTTGGGATGCTTCGAGTCGGAAGGATTCTTCCACGCACTGTACCGACCCGTCAACTTCTTTCCCGACAAGCGAGCTCTCATCAACACCATGTTCGCCTTCTTCTCGCGCAAGAACCCGATCAAGGAGCATCTGCTCATGTGGTCATCGCCCATCAGTGACTACTTGAAGCTGCCTTTTAACGCCAGCAATCCCACGAAGGTCATCACGCACGGCTGGCTGGACGCGGTGTACTTCGGGCAATGGATGACG AAAATGAAGAATGCTTTGTTATTGGCTGGCGACTACAACGTCATCACCGTTGACTGGCGAGGCGGAAATGGACTGCCTTATGCGCAAGCCACAGCCAATACACGGCTTGTAGGAGCTGAGATAGCCGTTATGATTGAGAAGCTTCAG AAAGTGTTCAAAGCCAACGTGTCAACTTTCCACATCATGGGTCATAGCCTGGGAGCCCACGTCGCCGGCTACGCGGGAGAGAGAATACCCGGGCTTGGACGAATAACCG GTTTGGATCCAGCCGACCCGTACTTCCAGCACATGCCTGCTTTCGTCCGCCTGGACCCGACTGACGCGAGCTTCGTGGACATTCTCCACACCGACGGAGGGACAGTTCTCGATCTGG TAAAGGGGGAAGGCCTCGGGATGTACGAACCTACGGGACACCTGGATTTCTACCCAAACGGCGGAAGTAAAATGCCTGGATGTTCCTTCGGAACGAGCATATCGTCCACCTTCAGCAAGGGCCTCATGCAAG CCATGCGCTCGGCGGTCGTGTGCAACCACGAGCGTGCCGTGACCTACTACCTGGAGACGGTGAGCGACCGGAGTTGCAAGTGGATGGCCTTCGTCTGCCCCTCGTACCACATGTACAAGCGAGGTCAGTGCTCGGACTGTGGCCATGACGGCTCCCGCTGCGCGCGCATGGGGTTCTACGCGGACCAATGGAAACCCCGGAGCAACACGTCGGTGCGCATGTACCTGCAGACCATGAGCGTGTACCCGTACTGTG cTTTCCAGTATTCTCTGATAATTGAGCTGTACAAGGATGATCAGACCGTCTCAGCGACAGGTTATTTCACTCTCACCCTACACGGCGAATCCAGGAGCGCCGACATTCAGATCAACAAAAA GCCGCTGACGCTGTACCCGAGGGCGCAGCACCCGTTTCTCGTGACGACCGACAAGAATGTGGGCAAAATCATTCGGGCCTCTTTCTCGTACGAGAGCAACCGGTACCTGTTCTTCCGGACCAACCTGCAGCTGTGGAGAGTCCGAGTGTTGTCCATGAACGACCGCGTGCTGAGGGA TGAAAAGAAGAATAAGACGTTGGCCTTCTGCTACCACGACAAAGCTGGCATTCCGCCTGGAGAAGGTGCTCATTTGATTCCGTGCTAA